AGGGAATTTCAAATTAAGGACTGCACTCGGAGATGCTCAAATGTTTCTGCTTTTGGACAGGGGTTCGATTCCCCTCGCCTCCACCATACATATCCACGATACAAAAAAACCGTATTGGAAAAATCCAATACGGTTTTTTTGATGGTAATAGCTAATTATTTTTATAAGATACTATTAACTTACTTCATACTAAATATTTATATATTAATTATTTAAAAGTTGTAGTTAGGTTGGATTTTATGGAGAGAGAAAGAAAGTTATAATTAAATAATCTTCTACTACTTACTGTATAGAAATTTTCTTTGTTACAATTGATTTTATGATTTGCAAATTAGTATAAATTTTCATATAACTACAATAATAAAGATAGATTTAAATAGTTATTTAAGAGGAGGAATATAATGCAATCAGTAATAGAAGAAAAGCTAAAAGAAATTGAAAAAAATTATGAAAATAAAAATTTTTCACATTGGAAAGACTGGAAATGGCAACTTAAAAATTCAATAACAAAGGTTAGTGTTTTTGAAAGACTTTTAAATATTAAATTTACTGATGAAGAAAGAGAAGAATTAGAGAAAATTACTTCAACATTCCCTCTTTCTATAACACCATATTATCTATCATTAATTGACTCAGATGATTATAAACATGACCCAATATTTTTACAGGCTTTTCCCTCTATAAGCGAATCAATGGTTGGAAATCATGATATGGAAGATCCACTGCATGAAGATAAGGATAGCCCTGTTCCTGGAATAACACATCGTTATCCAGATAGAGTGTTGTTTCATATAAGTAATGTTTGTGCAATGTATTGCAGACACTGTACAAGAAAAAGAAAAGTAGGAGATATATCATCCATTCCTGATAAAGAGGAACTAAAGAAAGGAATTGATTATATAAGGAATACTCCTGAAGTAAGAGATGTTTTGTTATCTGGAGGAGATGCATTATTACTAAGTGATGAAAAGCTAGATTGGATATTAACTGAAATTCAAAAAATTCCCCATGTAGAAGTAATTAGAATAGGATCTAGAGTACCAGTTGTTCTCCCATATAGGATAACAGATGATTTAGTAAATATGTTAAAAAAACATCATCCTATATGGATAAATACTCATTTTAATCATCCAAGAGAACTTACAGAAGACTCAAAAGAAGCACTTAGGAAGCTTGCAGATGCAGGAATTCCACTTGGGAATCAAAGTGTTCTGTTGGCTGGAATAAATGATTGTCCAGAGGTAATTAAGAAGCTTTGTCAGCAGTTAGTAAAAAATAGAGTACGTCCATATTATCTATATCAATGTGATTTGTCTGAGGGTTTAGCTCATTTTAGAACCCCTGTTTCTAAAGGTATAGAAATTATGGAACGCTTGATTGGTCATACAAGTGGGTTTGCAATTCCAAGATATGTAATCGATGCTCCAGGTGGAGGCGGTAAGATACCAGTTATGCCAAGTTATCTTATTTCTTCTGCACCAAATAAAGTAATTTTAAGAAATTATGAGGGTATAATTACATCATATAAAGAGCCAGACACATATAAAAACCATGATTGCAGTAAAGGTTGTGAAAATTGCAAACTTATCATGAAAACATACGAAGCTGATAAGTATAAAGCTACAGGTATAGAAAAACTTCTATTAGATTCAGATGATACTATATCACTAATTCCCAAAAATAATAATAGATTGCAAAGACGAGAAGATATTGATGAAGATTAATTATGATAAAACAGAGATAATAGGCAATTCAATCATTAATCATGGCAAATACAATAATAGGATTTATTTAATGAAACTAGACAAAAATGATTATCCTAAAATAGTATCTATTTTAGGAAAAATGGCTGTGGATAATGGTTATACTAAAATATTTGCTAAAATACCTTATTCGCTAAAAGATGAATTTATTAATAATGGATACATCATAGAAGCTAATATTCATGGATTTTATAATGGTATTGAAGATGCAATTTTTATTAGTAAATATTTTAGTAAAGAGAGGAGTACTATAAAAGAAAGAAATGAAATAGAAAAAATAATTAATTTTTCTAAAGCAAAGGATAAAATAAATACACAAATAAAGCTTGAACAAGATTACCAATTTTATATTTGTGGTGAAAATGATATAGATCAAATGTGTAAAGTATATAAAGAAGTATTTAAAACATATCCATTTCCTATTCATGACCCAAAATATGTTAAAGAAACTATGGATAACAATTCTATTTATTTTTCTATAAAAGTTAAAGACAAAATTGTATCTTTAGCTTCTACAGAAATGGATTATTCATCTAAAAGTGTTGAAATGACTGATTTTGCAACATTACCGCAATATAGAGGACATGGATTCAGTATATTTCTATTAAAAAAAATGGAAGAAAAAATGAGAAGAAAAAATTTTTATGCAGCATTTACTATTGCAAGAGCTTTATCATATGGGATGAATGTTACTTTTTCAAAATTAAATTATAATTATGGAGGTACTTTAATAAATAATACTAACATTTCTGGTGAGTTAGAAAGTATGAATATATGGTATAAAATTCTTAGTGAAAACAAATAAATTATAATGGATTTCAAAGGTTGTGTTTCGACTTCACCATGAAACCCACGACAAAAATGTCGTGGGCTTTTTATATATTAATAGAATGCCTATGGCTCCATAATTTATACTTCAAAAGATCTAAAAATAATCTTTGCAGATGAACCAACAGGAAATCTACGAAGTACAGGATAAAGGCGTAAACTGTCTCCTCTATTTTTTTATTGACAAAATATACCGACTGGTTTATTATAAAGTAAATAACTTTTGTGGAAGGGATATAAAGGATGAGATCAACTAAAGGTGAACAAGCAAAGCAGTGCTTAATAGAAATAGCTTCAAGATTATTTGTAAAAAATGGATATTCAAATACAGGAATAAATGAGATATTGCAAGAAGCTAATATGTCAAAGGGGTCGTTTTATTTTTATTTTTCGAGTAAGAAAGAACTTGGAATTGAAGTAGCAAAGTATTATGGAAAAACTCTATTACTTAATTGGTTAGAACCTCTATCAAA
The genomic region above belongs to Clostridium sp. AWRP and contains:
- the ablA gene encoding lysine 2,3-aminomutase, translating into MQSVIEEKLKEIEKNYENKNFSHWKDWKWQLKNSITKVSVFERLLNIKFTDEEREELEKITSTFPLSITPYYLSLIDSDDYKHDPIFLQAFPSISESMVGNHDMEDPLHEDKDSPVPGITHRYPDRVLFHISNVCAMYCRHCTRKRKVGDISSIPDKEELKKGIDYIRNTPEVRDVLLSGGDALLLSDEKLDWILTEIQKIPHVEVIRIGSRVPVVLPYRITDDLVNMLKKHHPIWINTHFNHPRELTEDSKEALRKLADAGIPLGNQSVLLAGINDCPEVIKKLCQQLVKNRVRPYYLYQCDLSEGLAHFRTPVSKGIEIMERLIGHTSGFAIPRYVIDAPGGGGKIPVMPSYLISSAPNKVILRNYEGIITSYKEPDTYKNHDCSKGCENCKLIMKTYEADKYKATGIEKLLLDSDDTISLIPKNNNRLQRREDIDED
- the ablB gene encoding putative beta-lysine N-acetyltransferase, encoding MKINYDKTEIIGNSIINHGKYNNRIYLMKLDKNDYPKIVSILGKMAVDNGYTKIFAKIPYSLKDEFINNGYIIEANIHGFYNGIEDAIFISKYFSKERSTIKERNEIEKIINFSKAKDKINTQIKLEQDYQFYICGENDIDQMCKVYKEVFKTYPFPIHDPKYVKETMDNNSIYFSIKVKDKIVSLASTEMDYSSKSVEMTDFATLPQYRGHGFSIFLLKKMEEKMRRKNFYAAFTIARALSYGMNVTFSKLNYNYGGTLINNTNISGELESMNIWYKILSENK